The following are encoded in a window of Nakamurella sp. A5-74 genomic DNA:
- a CDS encoding polyadenylate-specific 3'-exoribonuclease AS has translation MTDPAATPGNPTRPDGPRPASPRAAGQPTSRAPGTAVGRYFYDCEFIEDGLTIELVSIGVVADDGREYYAVSTDFDPGRANSFVRTHVLDKLPSPADRAWRSRRRIRDDLQEFFAAGVTPIELWAWVAAYDHVALAQLWGAMPALPRFIPRFTREIRQFWESAGSPELPTHTADRHEALADARLAMARWQVADRALHGTAYA, from the coding sequence TTGACCGATCCTGCCGCTACGCCCGGCAACCCCACCCGTCCAGACGGCCCACGTCCCGCAAGCCCCCGCGCGGCCGGACAGCCCACGTCGCGGGCTCCCGGCACGGCAGTCGGACGCTACTTCTACGACTGCGAGTTCATCGAGGACGGCCTGACCATCGAGCTGGTCTCGATCGGCGTCGTCGCCGACGACGGGCGTGAGTACTACGCGGTGAGCACCGACTTCGATCCCGGCCGCGCCAACTCGTTCGTCCGCACCCACGTGCTGGACAAGCTGCCCTCGCCCGCGGACCGCGCCTGGCGCAGCCGTCGACGCATCCGCGACGACCTGCAGGAGTTCTTCGCTGCCGGAGTGACGCCGATCGAGCTGTGGGCATGGGTCGCCGCCTACGACCACGTGGCCCTCGCACAACTGTGGGGAGCGATGCCGGCACTGCCGCGCTTCATCCCGCGCTTCACCCGGGAGATCCGACAGTTCTGGGAGAGTGCCGGTTCACCGGAGCTGCCGACACACACCGCCGACCGGCACGAAGCGCTGGCGGACGCGCGGCTGGCGATGGCGCGGTGGCAGGTCGCTGACAGAGCACTGCACGGCACTGCCTACGCTTGA
- a CDS encoding lysophospholipid acyltransferase family protein, with protein MIWVLMKYVLIGPLLRLLFPCKVIGAEYIPESGGVILAGNHVSVADSFFTPLHVGRRVTYLAKSEYFTEKGIKGRLKKMFFTGIGQVPIDRGSANAAQAALDTGIRLLREGKVLGIYPEGTRSPDARLYKGKTGVARMALAAGVPVVPLAMVGTDKVNPIGSKMWRPRRITLVIGRPLDFSRYEGMVGDRFVERSMTDEIMYRIMELSGQEYVDMYAAKMKEDLAQQQEKGITEGRGPGTVTRLPGTRAS; from the coding sequence ATGATCTGGGTTCTGATGAAGTACGTCCTGATCGGTCCGTTGCTGCGGCTCCTCTTCCCGTGCAAGGTGATCGGTGCGGAGTACATCCCCGAATCGGGCGGCGTCATCCTGGCCGGCAACCACGTGTCCGTCGCGGACTCGTTCTTCACGCCGTTGCACGTCGGGCGCCGGGTCACCTACCTCGCCAAGAGCGAGTACTTCACCGAGAAGGGCATCAAGGGTCGGCTGAAGAAGATGTTCTTCACCGGCATCGGTCAGGTGCCCATCGACCGCGGCAGTGCGAACGCGGCGCAAGCAGCGCTCGACACCGGCATCCGGCTGCTCCGCGAGGGCAAGGTGCTCGGCATCTACCCCGAGGGCACCCGCTCACCCGATGCCCGGCTCTACAAGGGCAAGACGGGTGTGGCGCGGATGGCGCTCGCGGCCGGCGTGCCGGTGGTCCCGCTGGCCATGGTCGGCACCGACAAGGTCAACCCGATCGGCAGCAAGATGTGGCGTCCGCGGCGGATCACCCTGGTGATCGGCCGCCCGCTGGACTTCTCCCGCTACGAGGGCATGGTCGGCGACCGATTCGTCGAGCGCTCGATGACCGACGAGATCATGTACCGGATCATGGAGCTCTCCGGCCAGGAGTACGTCGACATGTATGCCGCGAAGATGAAGGAAGACCTGGCCCAGCAGCAGGAGAAGGGCATCACCGAGGGTAGGGGTCCCGGGACGGTCACCCGGCTCCCGGGTACCCGGGCCAGCTGA
- the pknB gene encoding Stk1 family PASTA domain-containing Ser/Thr kinase: protein MTTVRTQSGQGGAGDPRHRGGLSGSLLDGRYRIGSVIARGGMSTVYRGVDTRLDRPVAVKVMSAQYADDPAFLTRFSREARLAAGLSHSGVVAVYDHGRDGDHTFLVMELIDGGTLRDLLHQRGPQGVAVTLSILEPLLDALAAAHRAGLVHRDVKPENVLISARGELKVADFGLVRAVTSQTMATGDVILGTVAYLSPEQVERGTSDTRSDVYSAGIVGWELLVGEPPFTGENAMSVAYQHVHSDVPLLGDEVDGVPAALEDLIGDATQRDPEIRPRDAGEFAAAIRQIRRDLAIPRVPIPVPTRPQPVAATDDPDADVPLAGRTGGRPRPTRIANADLDPAAPHAPDGRVTFRTSTSLHGPTVGAGHHGTRVMTDPPRATAHAPRGAPTTRTPVPQVSPRRRRRVPRWLIIVLAMLLLGAAVGAGGWWLADGRWAYAPATEGLTQQQAERVIRAAGLVPQVSVHTDASAKVGTIADATPGAGARMLRGSAVALVVSTGRPTVPEVLPGTAQAVAEALLTDAGLRAEPAGESEYSSDVPRGSVLRTDPSAGSPSTPGMTVTLVLSLGTAPAPIPDVTGKSPEDATNKLIVAGFGLDGADAGYDASLPDGVVVGTKPGAGQRITPGSRVALVINTSAVVPDLRGRPLTDAIASIAADGWTVTTGDPVFDPAVAGGAVVGSSPAAGGRVDPAQKVITLTPSSAVTVPDLSTGTMADAARTAQTVGLAVEVRGWWVFASSQVRGQEPAAGFLVEPGATIVLSAGF, encoded by the coding sequence GTGACCACGGTGCGGACCCAGTCGGGGCAGGGCGGTGCGGGCGATCCACGCCATCGCGGCGGCCTCTCCGGCAGTCTGCTCGACGGCCGGTACCGGATCGGTTCGGTGATCGCGCGCGGCGGCATGTCCACCGTCTACCGCGGTGTGGACACCCGCCTCGACCGACCAGTGGCGGTCAAGGTGATGTCGGCCCAGTACGCCGACGACCCGGCGTTCCTGACCCGGTTCTCCCGGGAAGCACGGCTGGCCGCCGGTCTCTCGCACAGCGGTGTGGTCGCGGTCTACGACCACGGCCGCGACGGTGACCACACGTTCCTGGTGATGGAACTCATCGATGGCGGAACGCTCCGGGATCTGCTGCACCAGCGCGGGCCGCAGGGTGTCGCGGTGACCCTTTCCATCCTCGAGCCGCTGCTGGACGCGCTCGCCGCCGCGCACCGAGCTGGCCTCGTGCACCGCGACGTCAAGCCGGAGAATGTGCTGATCTCCGCCCGCGGGGAGTTGAAGGTCGCCGACTTCGGCCTGGTCAGGGCGGTCACCTCCCAGACCATGGCCACCGGAGACGTGATCCTCGGCACCGTCGCCTACCTCTCCCCCGAGCAGGTGGAGCGAGGTACCAGCGACACCCGTTCCGATGTGTACTCGGCCGGCATCGTCGGCTGGGAGTTGCTCGTCGGCGAACCCCCGTTCACCGGCGAGAACGCGATGTCGGTGGCCTACCAGCACGTGCACTCGGACGTCCCACTGCTCGGCGACGAGGTGGACGGGGTGCCGGCGGCACTCGAGGACCTGATCGGCGACGCGACCCAGCGGGATCCCGAGATCCGGCCCCGCGACGCGGGGGAATTCGCCGCCGCGATCCGGCAGATCCGCCGGGATCTGGCCATTCCTCGGGTCCCGATCCCCGTCCCCACCCGGCCACAGCCCGTAGCGGCGACCGACGATCCGGATGCCGACGTCCCGCTGGCCGGACGCACTGGTGGCCGTCCGCGGCCGACCCGGATCGCCAACGCGGACCTGGACCCGGCCGCACCCCACGCGCCCGACGGGCGGGTGACGTTCCGCACGTCCACCTCCCTGCACGGGCCAACAGTCGGCGCCGGTCACCACGGCACCCGGGTGATGACCGACCCGCCGAGGGCCACCGCGCATGCACCCCGCGGCGCTCCGACCACCCGGACCCCCGTCCCGCAGGTCTCCCCACGTCGGCGGCGGCGGGTCCCCCGTTGGCTGATCATCGTGCTGGCGATGCTGCTGCTCGGCGCTGCTGTGGGCGCCGGTGGTTGGTGGCTCGCCGACGGTCGATGGGCCTACGCACCGGCGACCGAGGGGCTGACCCAGCAGCAGGCGGAGCGGGTCATCCGGGCGGCGGGGCTGGTACCGCAGGTCTCCGTGCACACGGACGCCTCCGCCAAGGTGGGCACCATCGCGGACGCCACCCCGGGCGCGGGCGCCCGGATGCTGCGCGGGTCGGCGGTCGCGCTGGTGGTGTCCACCGGTCGGCCGACGGTGCCCGAAGTGCTGCCGGGCACCGCGCAGGCGGTGGCCGAGGCGCTGCTCACCGACGCCGGGCTCCGGGCCGAACCGGCCGGCGAATCGGAGTACTCCAGCGACGTCCCCCGGGGTTCGGTGCTGCGCACGGATCCGAGCGCCGGCAGTCCCAGCACGCCCGGGATGACGGTGACCCTTGTGCTGTCTCTCGGGACGGCGCCGGCGCCGATCCCCGACGTCACCGGCAAGTCACCGGAGGACGCCACCAACAAGTTGATCGTCGCCGGGTTCGGCCTCGACGGCGCAGACGCAGGCTACGACGCCTCCCTCCCGGACGGGGTGGTGGTCGGCACGAAACCTGGTGCGGGACAACGCATCACTCCCGGCTCCCGGGTCGCGCTGGTGATCAACACCAGCGCAGTCGTCCCCGACCTGCGCGGTCGGCCGCTCACCGACGCGATCGCGTCCATCGCCGCGGACGGCTGGACCGTGACCACCGGGGACCCGGTCTTCGACCCCGCCGTCGCCGGCGGCGCAGTGGTCGGGAGCAGCCCGGCAGCAGGCGGCCGGGTCGACCCCGCCCAGAAGGTGATCACCCTGACGCCCTCGTCCGCCGTGACCGTCCCCGACCTGTCCACCGGAACCATGGCCGACGCCGCCCGGACCGCCCAGACGGTCGGTCTCGCGGTCGAGGTCCGCGGGTGGTGGGTGTTCGCCTCGTCGCAGGTCCGCGGCCAGGAGCCGGCCGCCGGATTCCTGGTGGAACCCGGCGCGACCATCGTGCTGTCCGCCGGGTTCTGA
- a CDS encoding VOC family protein, with protein sequence MSAVRRVVPIVGVSDLATSAAAYRDVLGLVEVMNHGWIATFADPDGRHQVSLLTRDATAAVDPQLSVEVDDVDAAHHRALAAGLEIVHPLTDETWGVRRFFFRDAGGTVVNVLSHPPGTLDG encoded by the coding sequence ATGAGTGCCGTCCGCAGGGTCGTCCCGATCGTCGGGGTGTCCGACCTCGCGACATCCGCTGCGGCCTACCGCGACGTTCTCGGCCTCGTCGAGGTGATGAACCACGGTTGGATCGCGACGTTCGCCGACCCCGACGGTCGTCACCAGGTCAGCCTGCTGACCCGGGATGCCACGGCAGCAGTCGACCCGCAGCTCTCCGTCGAGGTCGACGACGTCGATGCCGCGCACCATCGCGCACTCGCCGCCGGGCTGGAGATCGTGCATCCGCTCACTGACGAGACCTGGGGTGTCCGCCGGTTCTTCTTCCGCGATGCGGGCGGCACCGTGGTCAACGTGCTGTCCCACCCGCCCGGCACACTGGACGGGTGA
- a CDS encoding Rv2175c family DNA-binding protein, translated as MSVSEVAGPATPTWVAVPDIAEALGLVVTRVHQLIRDRAVVAVRRDGAVRIPAEFVAEGVVVKGLPSTITLLTDGGYSDEEIVQWLFREDDSLPGAPITALRENRGREVHRRAQAAGF; from the coding sequence GTGAGTGTCTCCGAAGTCGCCGGCCCGGCCACCCCCACGTGGGTTGCTGTCCCGGACATCGCCGAAGCCCTTGGACTCGTTGTCACCCGGGTCCACCAGCTGATCCGCGACCGGGCGGTGGTCGCCGTGCGTCGGGACGGCGCCGTCCGGATCCCCGCGGAGTTCGTCGCCGAGGGCGTGGTCGTGAAGGGTCTGCCCAGCACCATCACCCTGCTCACGGACGGGGGGTACTCGGACGAGGAGATCGTCCAGTGGCTCTTCCGGGAGGACGACTCGCTGCCCGGCGCCCCCATCACGGCGCTGCGGGAGAACCGCGGCCGTGAGGTGCATCGGCGGGCCCAGGCAGCAGGTTTCTGA
- a CDS encoding polyprenyl synthetase family protein, which yields MSLSSAVPLIGAVDARLDALLRDRDAELAALHEDLGAGAQQLRAFLQGGKRLRPQFCWWGWRAGGGRDALQDCAPVIRVAAALELLQACALIHDDLIDRSDTRRGRPAIHRAEAKRHADAGWSGDAEHFGVGMALLLGDLALAWSDDEFVEGAAQLGALTRAQPVWRGMRTQVLAGQWLDLQISQQEPHLVDPAAALHTAETVILLKTAGYTVTGPLLLGAALGGAPVPVLAGLQRYGTAIGTAFQLRDDLLGVFGEPEQTGKPAGDDLREGKRTVLLSRTRQHLAAAGDDAALRQLHNGVGTASSAADVDALRGIIRSTDAPQSIEHEITALVARAREEVRILPVDDTVRAGLDEIADRAAHRTA from the coding sequence GTGAGCCTCTCCTCCGCGGTACCTCTGATCGGTGCGGTCGACGCACGACTGGACGCACTCCTGCGGGATCGGGACGCGGAACTCGCTGCGCTGCACGAGGATCTCGGCGCCGGCGCGCAGCAACTGCGAGCATTCCTGCAGGGCGGCAAACGACTGCGTCCGCAGTTCTGCTGGTGGGGTTGGCGAGCGGGCGGTGGTCGCGACGCGTTGCAGGACTGTGCCCCGGTGATCCGGGTGGCGGCCGCGCTGGAGCTGCTGCAGGCGTGCGCGCTCATCCACGACGACCTGATCGATCGGTCGGACACCCGGCGGGGACGCCCGGCGATACACCGGGCGGAGGCGAAGCGGCACGCCGACGCCGGCTGGTCGGGAGACGCGGAACACTTCGGCGTCGGGATGGCGCTGCTGCTGGGCGATCTGGCGCTGGCCTGGTCCGACGACGAGTTCGTCGAGGGCGCCGCGCAACTCGGGGCACTCACCCGTGCCCAGCCGGTCTGGCGGGGGATGCGCACGCAGGTCCTGGCCGGGCAGTGGTTGGATCTTCAGATCAGTCAGCAGGAGCCGCACCTCGTCGATCCGGCAGCCGCACTGCACACCGCCGAGACCGTCATCCTGTTGAAGACCGCCGGCTACACCGTCACCGGACCGTTGCTGCTGGGCGCCGCGCTGGGGGGAGCCCCGGTTCCCGTGCTCGCCGGGTTGCAGCGGTACGGCACTGCGATCGGCACGGCCTTCCAGTTGCGTGACGATCTGCTCGGTGTGTTCGGTGAGCCCGAGCAGACCGGCAAACCCGCCGGGGACGATCTCCGCGAGGGCAAGCGCACCGTGTTGCTGTCTCGCACCCGGCAGCACCTGGCGGCTGCCGGGGACGACGCAGCGCTCCGTCAGCTGCACAACGGTGTGGGTACCGCCTCCTCAGCGGCGGACGTCGACGCGCTGCGCGGCATCATCCGGTCGACCGATGCCCCGCAGAGCATCGAGCATGAGATCACGGCCCTCGTCGCGCGGGCCCGCGAGGAGGTGCGCATCCTCCCGGTCGACGACACCGTGCGGGCCGGCCTGGACGAGATCGCCGACCGCGCCGCCCACCGCACCGCTTGA
- a CDS encoding class II 3-deoxy-7-phosphoheptulonate synthase, with protein sequence MNWTVDIPADILPTLPPLPENMRAQLDAALALPALQQPAWPDPQQVTAVRAVLESVPPVTVASEVDRLHDQLAAVANGEAFLLQGGDCAETFVDNTEPHIRANIRTLLQMAVVLTYGASMPVVKVARIAGQYAKPRSSDTDALGLRSYRGDIINSIATTPEARVPDPSRMIRAYANASAAMNLVRAVTSAGMGDLAKVHEWNQEFVESSRAGQRYERVAGEIDRAMRFMDACGVDSHSLHSVEIFASHEALLLDYERAMLRLEVTGNKPKLYDLSGHFLWIGERTRQLDHAHIAFAELLSNPIGVKIGPGTTPELAAEYVERLDPDNTPGRLTLIARMGNTKVREVLPAIIERVEATGHKVIWQSDPMHGNTHESSTGYKTRHFDRIVDEVQGFFEVHRALGTHPGGVHVELTGEDVTECLGGAQEISDEDLAGRYETACDPRLNTQQSLELAFLISEMLRG encoded by the coding sequence GTGAACTGGACCGTCGACATCCCGGCAGACATCCTGCCGACTCTCCCTCCGCTCCCCGAGAATATGCGCGCGCAGCTCGATGCCGCGCTGGCGCTGCCCGCGCTGCAGCAGCCAGCCTGGCCCGATCCCCAACAGGTGACTGCCGTGCGGGCCGTGCTCGAGTCGGTCCCGCCGGTGACGGTGGCCTCCGAGGTCGACCGCCTGCACGACCAGCTGGCGGCGGTGGCCAACGGCGAGGCATTCCTGCTGCAGGGCGGCGACTGCGCCGAGACCTTCGTCGACAACACCGAGCCGCACATCCGGGCGAACATCCGCACCTTGCTGCAGATGGCCGTCGTGCTCACCTACGGCGCCTCGATGCCGGTGGTGAAGGTCGCCAGGATCGCCGGCCAGTACGCCAAGCCGCGTTCCTCCGACACCGATGCGCTCGGTCTGCGCTCCTACCGCGGCGACATCATCAACTCGATCGCGACCACACCTGAAGCACGCGTCCCCGACCCCTCCCGGATGATCCGGGCCTACGCCAACGCCTCGGCCGCGATGAACCTGGTGCGAGCCGTCACCAGCGCCGGGATGGGTGACCTGGCGAAGGTGCACGAGTGGAACCAGGAGTTCGTCGAGAGCTCCAGGGCCGGCCAGCGCTACGAGCGGGTGGCCGGTGAGATCGACCGCGCCATGCGCTTCATGGACGCCTGCGGGGTCGATTCGCACTCGCTGCACTCGGTGGAGATCTTCGCCTCGCACGAGGCGCTGCTGCTGGACTACGAGCGGGCGATGCTGCGGCTGGAAGTCACCGGCAACAAGCCGAAGCTGTACGACCTGTCCGGCCACTTCCTGTGGATCGGGGAGCGCACCCGTCAGCTCGACCATGCGCACATCGCGTTCGCCGAGCTGCTGTCGAACCCGATCGGCGTGAAGATCGGTCCGGGAACCACCCCGGAACTGGCCGCTGAGTACGTCGAGCGACTCGATCCCGACAACACCCCAGGGCGGCTGACCCTGATCGCCCGGATGGGCAACACCAAGGTCCGGGAAGTGCTGCCGGCGATCATCGAGCGGGTCGAGGCGACCGGTCACAAGGTGATCTGGCAGTCGGATCCGATGCACGGCAACACCCATGAGTCCTCGACCGGCTACAAGACCCGGCACTTCGACCGGATCGTCGACGAGGTGCAGGGCTTCTTCGAGGTGCACCGCGCGCTCGGCACACACCCGGGCGGTGTGCACGTCGAGCTCACCGGTGAGGACGTCACCGAGTGTCTCGGCGGCGCCCAGGAGATCTCCGACGAGGACCTCGCCGGTCGCTACGAGACGGCCTGCGACCCGCGGCTGAACACGCAGCAGTCACTGGAGCTCGCGTTCCTGATCTCGGAGATGCTGCGCGGCTGA
- a CDS encoding alpha/beta fold hydrolase, producing MRGRTGVVLCHGFTGSPVSMRPWADALAAAGFSVRLPLLPGHGMRWQDMNDTGFDDWLTEILAAVRELQARCGKVVLCGLSMGGTLALRTAQVHPELVAGLVLVNPSVMSTRFDAKIAPLLRLIQPVLLRVLPSLPGIADDIRKPGVHEYGYDRLPVAAGLSLQAAWKVVRRALGEVTAPVLLLHSIVDHVVEPENSAIVLAEISSTDVREVLLENSFHVATLDHDAELIVAESVRFLDRIASA from the coding sequence GTGCGAGGACGGACCGGCGTCGTGCTGTGCCATGGCTTCACCGGGTCGCCGGTGTCGATGCGGCCGTGGGCGGACGCCCTCGCTGCCGCCGGTTTCAGCGTCCGACTCCCCCTGCTCCCCGGCCATGGCATGCGCTGGCAGGACATGAACGACACCGGTTTCGACGACTGGCTGACCGAGATCCTCGCCGCGGTCCGAGAGCTGCAGGCTCGCTGCGGGAAGGTGGTGCTGTGCGGCCTGTCGATGGGCGGAACGCTCGCGCTGCGGACAGCGCAGGTGCATCCGGAGCTGGTGGCCGGTCTCGTCCTGGTGAACCCGTCGGTGATGTCGACCCGCTTCGACGCGAAGATCGCTCCCCTGCTGCGGCTGATCCAGCCGGTGCTGCTGCGGGTGCTGCCGTCGCTGCCGGGGATCGCCGACGACATCCGCAAGCCGGGCGTGCACGAGTACGGCTACGACCGACTGCCGGTGGCGGCGGGACTGTCGTTGCAGGCAGCATGGAAGGTGGTCCGCCGAGCTCTGGGAGAGGTGACGGCACCCGTGCTGCTGCTGCACTCGATCGTCGACCATGTCGTCGAGCCGGAGAACTCCGCCATCGTGCTGGCCGAGATCTCCTCGACCGACGTGCGGGAAGTGTTGTTGGAGAACAGCTTCCACGTGGCGACCCTCGATCATGATGCCGAGCTGATCGTTGCGGAGTCGGTGCGGTTCCTGGACCGGATAGCGAGCGCATGA